In Pirellula sp. SH-Sr6A, the DNA window CTCACTCCTCGCCGGACATGCGGAGCGTGCAGCAACCGAAGTCCAGCGTCTGGGCAACCGTGCGGCTCGCCAGAACCTCACGATTGATTTCGTAATAGATAAATCGCCCCTCTCTTCGCGTGTGGACGATCCCAGCGTGGTAAAGAACCCGCAGATGGTGCGACACGTTTGGGATTTCGATAT includes these proteins:
- a CDS encoding ArsR/SmtB family transcription factor → MTTSKNRGKESTSKSDDSEQCAKYLKALADPARIRILKALQGSPLTGTDLSNLLDIEIPNVSHHLRVLYHAGIVHTRREGRFIYYEINREVLASRTVAQTLDFGCCTLRMSGEE